The following are encoded in a window of candidate division KSB1 bacterium genomic DNA:
- a CDS encoding endo-1,4-beta-xylanase, which translates to MKIFKPKYFCLLLGLTGLTFAQSADPKFADYLAAERDKLPVAGELLYDCSRLTGYSLGGGTAALRRVTAAADLPFTQAYQIDVKRVGANSWEPQFVSPKNAIAVHQGDMLFWVLWVRSLSVPPEYETGKAFFYAQLAESPWTGIASHDLAPIGEWDKIYIYGQAPQDFPVGKMEFTIHLGFYPQVLEIGGIIALNLGRNVDPAKLPKNRITYAGREANAPWRAEAEARIEQLRKGNLRIVVKNQANLPIKNARVKVEMQRHAFRFGSFMDGPLFEDSRNGRRYREEIFKLFNAATTPFYMGDGSWGWYSSAQVREDYRHRAEWLVDNGFRTKGHVLIWPGWTWMTPYFRSLANNPAGLRQALLEHLETVVPVGREAGVEEWDVVNEPYTNHDVMDLLGDEVLVEWYQKVHELHPETRLILNETGVLISGGDIKVQDNLARIVELLLSRGAPLHGLGFQGHFGAVLTTPRRLKEILDRFAAYGLPIQITEFDIDIDDEEAQADYTRDFLTLIFSHPGVNKFVMWGFWEPIHWRPRGAMIRKDWSYKPNYHAYVDLVLNRWWTRTEGTTDAEGVYEIRGFLGSYRIAAEYEGVVKEVVAELEKPQSDVAVELPTDATGIRSRDEAQFDCRLYPNPTNSAFIMELYLPESAPTRIELFDLTGRRIALVAEGRLAKGEHRFALDGSVYAGGVYLISIRCGDSRFVRRVLLLH; encoded by the coding sequence ATGAAAATCTTCAAACCAAAATACTTTTGCCTGTTGCTGGGTCTCACCGGATTGACGTTTGCTCAGTCAGCGGATCCGAAATTTGCCGACTATTTGGCGGCGGAACGAGACAAGCTGCCGGTTGCCGGGGAACTGCTCTATGACTGCAGCAGGTTGACCGGTTATTCGCTTGGCGGAGGTACGGCCGCTTTGAGGCGTGTTACCGCCGCCGCAGATCTTCCTTTTACCCAGGCGTATCAAATCGACGTCAAACGCGTCGGCGCTAATTCCTGGGAGCCGCAGTTTGTCTCACCCAAAAATGCAATTGCCGTGCATCAAGGCGACATGCTCTTTTGGGTTTTGTGGGTGCGCAGCCTATCGGTGCCGCCCGAGTACGAGACCGGAAAAGCATTTTTCTATGCTCAGCTTGCCGAATCACCCTGGACGGGAATTGCATCGCACGACCTGGCTCCGATCGGCGAATGGGATAAAATCTACATTTACGGCCAGGCGCCGCAGGATTTTCCAGTCGGCAAGATGGAGTTCACCATTCATCTCGGCTTTTACCCTCAGGTGCTGGAAATCGGCGGCATCATTGCCCTTAACTTGGGCCGCAATGTCGATCCCGCAAAATTGCCGAAGAATCGAATCACCTATGCCGGTCGCGAGGCGAATGCTCCCTGGCGCGCTGAGGCGGAGGCAAGAATCGAGCAGCTGCGCAAGGGTAATCTGCGGATCGTAGTCAAAAACCAGGCCAATCTGCCGATCAAGAATGCGCGCGTAAAGGTCGAGATGCAGCGTCACGCTTTTCGGTTCGGTTCTTTTATGGATGGTCCGCTGTTCGAAGACAGCCGGAACGGTCGAAGGTATCGGGAAGAAATCTTTAAGCTCTTTAACGCCGCTACAACGCCCTTTTACATGGGAGACGGCAGTTGGGGATGGTATTCTTCGGCGCAGGTGCGGGAGGATTATCGTCACCGAGCGGAATGGCTGGTTGATAACGGTTTTCGCACCAAAGGGCATGTGCTGATTTGGCCGGGCTGGACGTGGATGACGCCCTATTTTCGCTCCCTGGCGAACAATCCGGCCGGCCTGCGCCAAGCCCTGCTGGAGCATTTGGAAACCGTGGTGCCTGTGGGACGGGAAGCGGGCGTCGAGGAATGGGACGTCGTCAACGAACCTTATACCAATCACGACGTCATGGACCTTCTCGGCGATGAGGTTTTGGTCGAATGGTACCAAAAAGTTCATGAGCTGCACCCCGAGACGCGGCTGATCCTCAATGAAACCGGAGTGCTGATCTCGGGCGGCGACATCAAGGTACAGGACAACCTGGCGCGTATCGTCGAGCTGCTTCTCTCTCGCGGTGCGCCGCTGCACGGCCTGGGATTTCAAGGGCATTTCGGCGCCGTTCTGACTACGCCTCGCCGGTTGAAGGAGATTCTCGACCGGTTTGCCGCTTACGGCCTGCCGATTCAGATCACCGAATTCGACATCGACATCGACGACGAAGAGGCTCAAGCGGATTATACGCGCGACTTTTTGACGCTCATCTTCAGTCACCCCGGCGTCAACAAGTTCGTCATGTGGGGATTTTGGGAGCCGATTCACTGGCGGCCTCGGGGCGCCATGATCCGCAAAGACTGGAGTTACAAGCCCAACTACCACGCCTATGTCGATTTGGTGTTGAATCGATGGTGGACACGAACCGAAGGCACAACGGATGCCGAAGGCGTCTATGAAATTCGCGGTTTTCTCGGCAGCTACCGCATCGCGGCGGAATATGAGGGCGTTGTGAAGGAGGTTGTTGCGGAACTCGAAAAGCCGCAAAGCGACGTCGCCGTCGAGTTGCCGACCGACGCAACCGGCATCCGCTCCCGTGACGAGGCCCAATTCGACTGCCGCTTGTATCCCAATCCGACGAATTCCGCTTTTATCATGGAGCTTTATCTGCCGGAATCGGCGCCGACCCGAATCGAGCTTTTTGATTTGACCGGCAGAAGAATTGCTCTAGTTGCTGAAGGCCGGTTGGCAAAAGGGGAGCATCGCTTCGCTCTCGACGGCAGTGTGTACGCAGGCGGCGTGTATCTCATCAGCATTCGGTGCGGCGATAGCCGCTTTGTCCGCCGTGTGCTTTTGCTTCATTGA